Proteins from a single region of Weeksella virosa DSM 16922:
- a CDS encoding TlpA disulfide reductase family protein produces MRNIFFGLSLLISCSVFAQFKVEGTIAGYTNQPITVKVYEGSMTKVISRPTTDTTGKFSTNIPNKYNGIFMLSLANGQEIKLLTDNQDILFTAKNQVPLQLTVQAEKGEVAKNYIKYNSINGLVDLKDNVFTQIINYYQPSDEFYLAIEKENARIEKLAAQNNSINPMLSYYKKITDLLDEVSSTKGTTRDNVDMIINHLTSDDEKLEQMGFLTPLVFNYIKAEFNLQQANNQNAEEIIKKSTELLLTKIGLSNIRGQNVMAALLSFLSEQQFPTYYPELVTKAKSIQPVVSTDLKNKLISINGLTIGSEVPNIIFGEEVKGKKSLFDIKAKKKLIVFWASWCPACQAEMPHLQEYYTNFRKEGGEIIAISLDGDQQAYQEAIKSYEWYNYSELLKWDSEIAKQYGVNATPTLFLVDKDNKLIKKVHNLKEIQ; encoded by the coding sequence ATGAGAAATATTTTTTTCGGATTAAGTCTCCTAATCTCGTGCAGTGTTTTTGCACAGTTCAAGGTAGAAGGAACGATAGCAGGATACACTAATCAGCCAATTACAGTAAAGGTATACGAAGGCTCTATGACCAAAGTTATATCTAGACCAACAACTGATACTACTGGAAAATTCAGTACAAATATACCGAATAAATACAATGGCATTTTCATGCTAAGTTTAGCAAACGGGCAAGAAATAAAGCTTCTGACCGACAATCAAGACATTCTATTTACGGCAAAAAACCAAGTACCTCTACAACTAACTGTGCAAGCAGAAAAAGGAGAAGTAGCAAAAAACTATATAAAATACAATTCTATAAACGGTTTAGTAGATCTCAAAGACAACGTTTTTACTCAGATTATCAACTATTATCAGCCATCAGATGAATTTTATCTAGCCATCGAAAAAGAAAATGCAAGGATAGAAAAACTAGCGGCACAGAATAACTCTATCAATCCTATGTTGTCTTATTATAAAAAAATAACCGATTTGCTCGATGAGGTAAGTTCTACAAAAGGAACTACTAGAGATAATGTAGATATGATAATAAACCATTTGACCAGTGATGATGAAAAACTAGAACAAATGGGTTTTCTGACGCCTTTGGTGTTTAATTATATTAAAGCAGAATTTAATTTACAACAAGCCAACAATCAAAATGCGGAAGAAATTATAAAGAAAAGTACAGAATTATTACTCACAAAAATAGGTCTAAGTAACATACGCGGGCAAAATGTTATGGCAGCTTTGCTAAGTTTTCTGTCAGAGCAACAATTCCCAACCTATTATCCCGAATTGGTAACAAAAGCAAAAAGTATTCAGCCAGTTGTATCTACGGATCTTAAAAATAAATTAATCTCGATAAACGGTCTCACAATCGGTTCAGAAGTTCCTAATATAATTTTTGGAGAAGAAGTGAAAGGAAAAAAATCGTTATTTGATATCAAAGCCAAAAAGAAATTAATTGTGTTTTGGGCATCTTGGTGTCCAGCATGTCAAGCCGAAATGCCGCATTTACAAGAATATTACACAAACTTTAGAAAAGAAGGCGGTGAAATCATTGCAATATCATTAGACGGTGATCAACAAGCTTATCAGGAAGCAATTAAGAGCTACGAATGGTATAATTATTCTGAATTACTGAAGTGGGATAGCGAAATCGCAAAACAATATGGCGTGAATGCGACACCAACCCTATTTTTAGTCGATAAAGATAACAAGCTGATAAAAAAAGTTCATAACTTGAAGGAGATTCAATAA
- the rodA gene encoding rod shape-determining protein RodA, whose protein sequence is MRQSRTLQGIDWPTILLGLILLTFGIMNVYSVNPDLGIKQLITSGLAFIIILVLIIISNNNRNFFEANSLIIYIFSLILLAGVLVVGKEVNGAKAWYRFGSFSLQPAEFAKIGTALLIANYLNHTNTNLNSFATLGRILIILALPIGLIMLQPDLGSVIVFCSLAIPLYREGLNPGFIIIPIIGLVLFLISIIQIPFYVLLIFGYLLLFISLLIHAFNYSQDVEDMIYGVLIGLSIFFVLIIVLSYGVSSLSLDTRQSFGHLYPERSLFFSDPIRFNVNVFGTIGFVFSILPFIIMKLNRRKEALNSPFKISSGFKTDILTTSTIVTTIALIFVTTLSFISPIIFEKLPKHQKERVMVLYEGEAKYRDTSGYNLLYAKTAIGSGEFTGKGYLQGTVKKGKFVPEQQTDYIFVTVGEEWGFIGSVFVVLLYALFIGRLYYLAESHDNVFVRFYGYSVASILLFHFFINIAMVMGLFPTVGIPLPFFSYGGSSLWGFSILISIFMIIHFQHKQSLL, encoded by the coding sequence TTGAGACAAAGCAGAACATTGCAAGGAATTGATTGGCCAACAATTTTGTTGGGATTAATCTTACTGACTTTCGGAATCATGAACGTATATAGCGTGAATCCAGATTTGGGCATAAAACAATTAATAACTTCTGGTTTGGCGTTCATTATTATTTTGGTTCTAATAATAATTAGTAATAATAATCGCAACTTTTTCGAAGCTAATAGTTTAATTATTTACATTTTCTCGCTCATTCTACTTGCCGGAGTTTTAGTTGTTGGGAAAGAAGTTAACGGAGCAAAAGCATGGTACAGATTTGGTAGTTTTTCTTTGCAGCCGGCAGAATTTGCAAAAATTGGTACCGCACTGCTTATCGCTAATTACCTTAACCATACCAACACCAACCTCAATAGCTTTGCTACACTGGGTCGAATTCTTATTATTTTGGCTTTACCTATTGGTCTGATCATGTTACAACCCGACTTGGGGTCGGTGATTGTTTTCTGTTCATTAGCCATCCCTCTATATAGAGAAGGACTCAATCCGGGTTTTATTATAATCCCGATTATTGGTTTGGTATTGTTCCTGATTTCAATCATTCAAATCCCTTTCTATGTTTTGCTAATTTTTGGCTATTTGTTATTATTCATTTCATTACTAATCCATGCCTTCAACTATAGTCAAGATGTAGAAGACATGATTTATGGTGTGTTGATTGGTCTTTCTATCTTTTTTGTTTTGATAATCGTTTTAAGTTATGGTGTATCTAGTTTATCATTGGATACTCGCCAATCATTTGGCCATTTGTACCCCGAACGCTCTTTGTTTTTCTCGGATCCTATTCGGTTCAATGTAAATGTTTTTGGTACGATAGGATTTGTATTTTCTATTCTACCTTTTATCATCATGAAATTAAACCGAAGAAAAGAAGCTCTCAATTCTCCATTTAAGATCAGTTCTGGGTTTAAAACAGATATCCTAACTACTTCTACTATTGTTACCACTATCGCCTTAATTTTTGTTACTACGCTTAGTTTTATCTCACCCATTATCTTCGAAAAACTACCAAAACACCAAAAAGAAAGGGTTATGGTTTTGTATGAAGGTGAAGCAAAATACCGTGATACATCAGGGTATAATTTACTGTATGCAAAAACTGCTATAGGTTCGGGTGAATTTACAGGTAAAGGTTATTTACAAGGTACTGTGAAGAAAGGAAAATTCGTGCCTGAGCAACAAACCGATTATATTTTTGTGACTGTTGGTGAAGAGTGGGGTTTTATCGGGAGTGTATTCGTCGTCTTATTGTACGCTCTTTTTATTGGTAGACTATATTATTTAGCAGAATCACATGATAATGTTTTTGTACGTTTTTATGGTTATAGCGTCGCTTCTATTCTCTTATTCCATTTCTTTATCAATATTGCGATGGTCATGGGACTATTTCCTACGGTTGGTATTCCTCTACCATTCTTCAGTTATGGTGGTAGTTCTCTTTGGGGTTTTTCTATTTTGATTAGTATTTTTATGATTATCCACTTTCAACACAAACAAAGTTTATTATAA
- a CDS encoding peptidoglycan D,D-transpeptidase FtsI family protein, protein MKKLVIIYGIIFFIVCLFIARLAYLQLGTDRYQLNAFNTSIKQEIIYPNRGDILDRKGKLLVSNTYSYELNVIPKHITDSFDTIGFTTLLGITKHQFDSIIFSITSAPDYKRMTPYPFLKSISRENFARMQERLYLYPAFSIVKRPERKYMVNSAGNILGYINEANPAYIKTDSNYYQPGDLVGISGVEKSYEKELRGIKGVKNHIVDIHMNVVGPYKNGEYDRPVKSGKTLMLTIDYDLQKLAEDMLQNKRGAIVALDPNTGEILALASAPTINPSDFLNSATRNALIQDSISKPTFDRALQATYPPGSTFKMVTALAGMQMGTMKPETTYVCKHGFRYGRMRIACHCGLYYAPQGLERAIGKSCNNYFSEAFRDIVRKDSADYSVGLNQWASIMNSFGLGKFMGTDLPVGSKGTIPTAAFYDKMMGEGVWNPYRIIFNGMGQGEITTTPLQMANFTAVIANKGHYYTPHIVKEIEGKAIKDSNFVVPKKTLVDPKYFQTILNGMENVFTMGTARSFRVNDFIQLGKTGTSQNSQGQDHSLFVLIAPKDNPKIVVAAIVENGYWGARWAGPMTSLVAEKYLTDTIKRTGLLNQMKNGNLQGEYRKQWIDYLKRKGLYVEPIKKDSLETKQNIARN, encoded by the coding sequence ATGAAAAAATTGGTCATCATTTATGGCATTATCTTTTTCATAGTTTGTTTGTTTATCGCACGTTTAGCTTATCTGCAATTGGGGACCGATCGCTATCAGCTTAATGCGTTCAATACATCAATCAAACAAGAAATTATCTATCCAAATAGGGGCGATATTCTTGATCGAAAAGGAAAATTATTAGTATCCAATACCTATTCATACGAACTGAATGTAATACCTAAACATATTACCGATTCTTTTGACACTATTGGTTTTACAACATTATTAGGCATTACAAAGCATCAGTTTGATTCGATTATTTTCAGCATTACTTCTGCTCCGGACTATAAGAGAATGACGCCTTATCCTTTTCTCAAAAGTATTTCACGAGAAAATTTTGCTCGGATGCAAGAACGCCTGTACCTGTACCCTGCATTTAGCATAGTAAAAAGACCCGAACGAAAATACATGGTCAATAGCGCTGGGAATATTCTAGGCTATATCAACGAAGCAAACCCTGCTTACATAAAAACTGACTCTAACTATTATCAACCAGGAGATTTGGTTGGCATTAGTGGCGTAGAAAAATCATATGAAAAAGAACTTCGCGGAATTAAGGGGGTAAAAAATCATATAGTCGACATTCATATGAATGTAGTAGGCCCCTACAAAAACGGTGAATACGACCGACCAGTGAAAAGTGGAAAAACCCTGATGTTGACCATCGATTATGATTTACAAAAATTAGCCGAAGACATGCTACAAAACAAACGTGGAGCTATTGTTGCACTTGACCCCAATACGGGTGAAATTTTAGCTTTGGCATCTGCACCAACTATTAATCCTAGTGATTTCTTGAATTCGGCTACTCGCAATGCACTTATACAAGATTCTATATCAAAACCTACTTTCGATCGTGCTCTACAAGCAACCTATCCACCGGGATCAACCTTCAAAATGGTTACTGCATTGGCTGGAATGCAAATGGGTACGATGAAACCCGAAACGACGTATGTTTGCAAGCATGGTTTTCGGTATGGTCGGATGAGAATTGCTTGTCACTGTGGCTTATATTATGCTCCACAAGGTTTGGAACGAGCAATCGGAAAATCGTGCAACAACTATTTTTCTGAGGCTTTTCGAGATATTGTCCGAAAAGATTCTGCCGATTATTCTGTCGGACTGAACCAATGGGCTTCGATAATGAATAGCTTTGGATTAGGGAAGTTTATGGGAACCGACCTACCGGTTGGTAGCAAAGGAACAATCCCGACGGCTGCTTTTTATGATAAAATGATGGGCGAAGGCGTTTGGAATCCTTACCGAATTATTTTTAACGGGATGGGGCAAGGCGAAATTACGACAACACCATTACAAATGGCTAATTTTACTGCAGTTATTGCCAACAAAGGCCATTATTACACGCCACACATCGTAAAAGAAATAGAAGGTAAAGCTATCAAAGATTCTAATTTTGTTGTTCCTAAGAAAACTTTGGTCGACCCGAAATATTTCCAAACAATCCTCAATGGAATGGAAAACGTCTTCACTATGGGAACTGCAAGAAGTTTTCGAGTAAATGATTTTATTCAATTAGGGAAAACCGGAACTTCACAAAACTCTCAAGGGCAAGACCATTCTTTATTTGTTTTGATTGCTCCGAAAGATAATCCGAAAATTGTAGTTGCTGCCATTGTAGAGAACGGATATTGGGGAGCAAGATGGGCAGGCCCAATGACAAGTTTGGTGGCTGAAAAATATCTTACCGATACCATAAAAAGAACTGGTTTACTCAACCAAATGAAAAATGGAAACCTGCAAGGTGAATACCGAAAACAATGGATAGATTACCTTAAAAGAAAAGGTTTGTACGTTGAACCTATAAAAAAAGATAGCCTTGAGACAAAGCAGAACATTGCAAGGAATTGA
- the mreC gene encoding rod shape-determining protein MreC produces MHFIFNIIRKNGFLLLFLCLQMIASILIFRYNVYHEVILGQASVKITGAIDKQTSKITRFFNLPRYNRELQEENAILRKQLTALGIKKPATNERELIESSEYHQIYSFIPTDIINNTIVRSHNFLTINKGKKDGVQIGDGIMTQYGIVGIVTKTTDNYARAISILNTDSQINARIKGNEYFGTMIWDGKDPRYTYLTEIPKYITVNIGDTIETDGKSPVFPEGIMIGTVNHKEVDNVSGELKIKVKLRENFANLKYAYVVTNLKKIEINQVESTDTINKDPHNVQ; encoded by the coding sequence ATGCATTTTATTTTTAATATCATTAGAAAAAACGGATTCTTATTACTTTTTCTGTGTTTGCAAATGATTGCCTCGATACTTATTTTTCGATATAACGTGTATCATGAAGTAATTTTAGGTCAAGCAAGTGTTAAAATTACTGGTGCCATCGATAAACAAACTTCTAAAATTACTCGCTTTTTTAACCTACCAAGATACAATCGAGAATTGCAAGAAGAAAATGCCATACTCAGAAAACAACTGACAGCTCTTGGAATAAAAAAACCAGCAACAAACGAAAGAGAATTAATCGAAAGTTCAGAGTATCACCAAATTTATTCTTTTATACCGACTGATATAATCAATAATACAATCGTGCGCTCGCACAATTTCTTAACAATCAATAAAGGAAAAAAAGATGGCGTACAAATCGGAGATGGTATCATGACGCAATATGGAATAGTAGGGATTGTGACCAAAACAACCGATAATTATGCTCGCGCAATTTCTATCCTCAATACAGATAGCCAGATTAATGCCCGGATAAAAGGAAATGAATATTTCGGTACGATGATTTGGGACGGTAAAGATCCGCGTTACACCTATCTTACAGAAATCCCAAAATACATCACCGTAAACATAGGAGATACGATAGAAACAGATGGTAAATCACCAGTTTTCCCAGAGGGAATCATGATTGGTACGGTCAATCACAAAGAAGTAGATAATGTTTCGGGTGAACTGAAAATCAAAGTTAAACTAAGAGAAAACTTTGCCAACCTGAAGTATGCTTATGTCGTTACGAACCTGAAAAAAATAGAAATTAACCAAGTAGAATCTACCGACACCATAAATAAAGATCCACACAATGTTCAATAG
- a CDS encoding rod shape-determining protein: protein MGLFNFFTQEIAIDLGTANTLIIHNNKVVVDSPSIVAIHRRTNKVIAVGEQAKHMQGKTHDDIKTIRPLKDGVIADFEASEFMLTEFIKKIPGIQGKLFSPSLRMVICIPSGITEVEKRAVKDSCQRVNAKDVRLIYEPMAAAIGVGIDVTQPKGNMIIDIGGGTTEIAVIALGGIVCDKSVKIAGDVFTNDIAYYLRTHHNLYIGERTAERIKIEVGAAVEELEHEPEDLPVQGRDLITGKPKEITVNYKEIARALDKSILRIEDAVMETLSQTPPELAADIYNTGIYMAGGGSMLRGLDQRVSKKTGLPVFLADDPLRAVVRGTGIALKNIDKYTFLMR from the coding sequence ATGGGATTGTTTAATTTTTTTACGCAAGAAATTGCGATAGATTTAGGAACAGCAAATACGCTTATCATCCACAATAACAAAGTGGTAGTAGATAGCCCTTCGATTGTAGCTATACATCGTAGAACAAACAAGGTAATTGCGGTTGGCGAACAAGCCAAACATATGCAAGGGAAAACCCATGACGATATCAAAACCATTCGTCCATTAAAGGATGGAGTTATAGCAGATTTCGAAGCTTCAGAATTTATGCTAACAGAATTTATTAAAAAAATTCCAGGTATCCAGGGTAAATTATTTTCACCTTCATTACGCATGGTAATTTGTATACCATCGGGCATTACAGAAGTTGAAAAAAGAGCTGTAAAAGATTCTTGTCAAAGAGTTAATGCCAAAGATGTTCGGCTTATTTATGAGCCTATGGCTGCTGCAATCGGTGTAGGAATAGATGTTACTCAGCCTAAAGGAAATATGATTATCGATATAGGAGGAGGAACAACTGAAATTGCTGTTATTGCTCTAGGTGGAATTGTTTGCGACAAATCGGTGAAAATTGCCGGTGATGTATTCACCAATGATATAGCTTATTACTTAAGAACACATCATAATCTCTATATTGGTGAACGTACCGCAGAACGTATAAAAATTGAAGTTGGCGCTGCGGTAGAAGAATTAGAACACGAACCAGAAGATTTACCTGTACAAGGGAGAGATTTGATTACGGGTAAACCGAAAGAAATTACTGTAAACTACAAAGAAATTGCACGTGCACTCGACAAGTCTATTCTCAGGATAGAAGATGCCGTAATGGAGACCCTTTCGCAGACACCTCCAGAATTAGCTGCAGATATCTACAACACCGGGATTTACATGGCTGGTGGAGGATCTATGTTAAGAGGTCTAGATCAACGAGTATCTAAAAAGACGGGCTTACCTGTTTTCTTGGCAGACGACCCTTTGCGTGCAGTAGTGCGTGGTACTGGAATTGCCCTAAAAAACATTGATAAATACACCTTCTTAATGAGGTAA
- the sppA gene encoding signal peptide peptidase SppA — MKNFFSRVFSTIVGNLLTFSIILLVLIGFIFFSTLTSTPTKPIKDGSVLEITLDSPIMESEMDRIPMNIFHLSKKSNNSFYLEDILRAIKNAETDNRIRGISLKIEHFQGGFTQADDIRKALEDFKKSGKFIYAFTNNTSQTSYYIQTVADKIYQNPLGITMLQGLGAEVMFFKNFGDKYGIDFQVIRHGAYKSAVEPYLRNDLSPENREQITEYMNDIWTNISTKMAKDRKLSLIDFNTKVDSLYAFIPEKSKENKLIDELMQESQYDLMILKKLDDSATDLSKKAKNKHFVSLDNYILQLDSNSNKNKIGILYASGAIKEGDGFDGIQSKTYTEAIREMAEDDKIKAVVLRINSPGGSANASEQILYELDLLRKKKPVVVSFGDVAASGGYYIAQSSERIFANPSTITGSIGVLGMIPNVKKLANSVGITTDIAKTNANADQLKSLTNPLSADAERTMRKNIELIYHQFVSHISKNRKMTFEAVDKVGGGHVWSGTRAKELGLIDEFGNLQDAVNYAAKLVKLDTYSTEAFPKRKDAFEEFMASITGNNIDAKLAQELGTEGQALYKQIKLINEQKGIQLRMPFNVKIE; from the coding sequence ATGAAAAACTTTTTTTCGCGGGTATTTTCTACAATTGTCGGAAACCTGCTCACCTTTAGTATTATTCTTTTAGTTCTGATAGGATTTATTTTCTTTTCTACGCTAACAAGCACTCCTACAAAGCCCATAAAAGATGGATCGGTACTAGAAATCACACTCGATTCTCCGATTATGGAAAGTGAAATGGATCGCATTCCTATGAATATTTTTCACCTAAGCAAAAAGTCTAATAATTCTTTCTATCTCGAAGATATTCTTAGAGCCATAAAGAATGCAGAAACTGATAACCGAATTAGAGGTATTTCACTAAAAATAGAACATTTTCAGGGTGGTTTTACCCAAGCAGATGATATCCGAAAAGCTTTAGAAGACTTCAAAAAATCGGGTAAATTTATATATGCCTTCACCAATAACACTTCTCAAACTTCGTATTACATCCAAACGGTTGCCGATAAAATTTACCAGAATCCTCTTGGCATAACAATGTTACAAGGATTAGGTGCCGAAGTAATGTTCTTTAAGAATTTTGGTGATAAATATGGTATTGATTTTCAGGTAATACGACACGGTGCTTATAAAAGTGCTGTAGAACCATATTTGCGCAATGATTTATCACCCGAAAATCGCGAACAAATTACCGAGTATATGAACGACATTTGGACGAATATTTCGACCAAAATGGCAAAAGACAGGAAATTATCCTTGATCGATTTTAATACTAAAGTAGATAGTCTATATGCTTTCATACCCGAAAAATCCAAAGAAAATAAGTTAATCGACGAGTTGATGCAAGAATCTCAATACGACTTGATGATCCTAAAAAAACTAGACGATTCTGCAACCGATCTCTCTAAGAAAGCAAAAAACAAACATTTTGTTTCTTTGGATAATTATATTCTCCAACTGGATTCGAACTCGAATAAAAACAAAATCGGAATTCTGTATGCTTCAGGAGCAATTAAGGAAGGCGATGGTTTTGACGGGATACAATCGAAAACATACACCGAAGCAATTCGGGAAATGGCCGAAGATGATAAAATAAAAGCGGTTGTATTGCGTATTAACTCACCTGGAGGAAGTGCAAATGCATCTGAACAAATTTTATACGAACTCGATTTATTACGTAAGAAAAAACCAGTTGTTGTTTCTTTTGGTGATGTCGCAGCATCGGGCGGATATTATATTGCACAATCATCTGAAAGAATATTTGCTAATCCAAGCACAATAACAGGATCTATCGGGGTTCTTGGTATGATCCCGAATGTAAAAAAATTAGCCAATTCGGTTGGTATCACAACCGATATTGCCAAAACCAATGCCAATGCTGATCAGCTGAAATCACTCACCAACCCACTAAGTGCAGATGCAGAGCGAACGATGCGTAAAAACATCGAATTGATTTATCACCAATTTGTTTCTCACATTTCTAAAAACAGAAAAATGACATTTGAAGCAGTAGATAAAGTTGGCGGTGGACACGTATGGTCTGGCACAAGAGCCAAAGAACTTGGTTTGATAGATGAGTTTGGTAATTTGCAAGACGCTGTAAACTATGCGGCGAAGCTAGTAAAATTGGATACTTATAGCACAGAAGCTTTCCCGAAAAGAAAAGATGCTTTCGAAGAATTTATGGCATCGATTACCGGTAATAACATCGATGCGAAGCTTGCACAAGAATTAGGAACTGAAGGACAAGCACTTTATAAACAAATAAAATTAATCAACGAACAAAAAGGGATTCAACTTAGAATGCCTTTCAATGTTAAGATTGAATAA
- the folK gene encoding 2-amino-4-hydroxy-6-hydroxymethyldihydropteridine diphosphokinase, protein MLYNHVVLLLGTNVGDKKKNIENAHVALYSVGLLIENHTIVLENQPVEFTSENLFFNQIIEAKTSLSPIELLKKIKKIEQDMGRKYAKPLDGEIYTDRLIDIDILYYNRINYVSKDLVIPHPRAFTRKFVLDLLSML, encoded by the coding sequence ATGTTGTACAATCATGTTGTTTTGTTACTTGGCACCAATGTCGGGGACAAGAAAAAGAATATAGAAAATGCTCATGTTGCATTGTATAGTGTTGGTTTGCTTATTGAGAATCATACTATTGTGTTAGAAAATCAGCCAGTAGAGTTTACTTCAGAAAACTTGTTTTTTAATCAGATTATCGAGGCAAAAACGTCTTTATCTCCTATCGAATTGTTGAAAAAAATAAAAAAAATAGAACAAGATATGGGACGGAAATATGCCAAGCCTTTGGATGGTGAAATATATACTGATCGTTTGATAGATATTGATATATTGTATTATAATCGAATCAATTATGTATCAAAAGACCTTGTAATTCCACATCCAAGAGCATTTACTAGAAAATTTGTACTAGATTTATTATCCATGTTATAG
- a CDS encoding OmpA family protein encodes MKKFILAASVVLYGMSANILSAQQPEYKEFTKEDKRFNDWSLSLFGGLNALQNTDLVSWGRDEGKSWFTPGYDFAFSVNRQLTHAFGISLQYQMGKTRQQAWIMDDNSKISAIAHGKTSYQSITFLGDVNFSNLLRRVENQSELKLAFHGYAGVGVLGYKAKRDYYGKNRQEMVTVNHIKMGDKSIYAQVGAGLRYKLNENFDTELRGMYFLSGDEQFDASGMPNPRLGYTPADMNPGREDNMILLTLGLHYKIGKHKEALQWAPYSMPVPVMSATETPFECVDEDNDGVCDQWDRCPGTPEGYTVDGSGCPLDTDGDGVVDTIDECPTIPGPPTNLGCPEVETVVSADQIAGLLTETIQGIEFDYDSDKIRQVSYSKLDNAAEVIMKHPNYNFWVEGHTDAAGPDAYNQNLSERRAASVVRYLVNKGVNSAQLFPIGKGESELKHPECNPTTNCPAWKNLENRRVVFKEKK; translated from the coding sequence ATGAAGAAATTTATACTCGCTGCTTCTGTAGTGCTTTACGGAATGTCTGCAAATATTCTATCGGCACAACAGCCCGAATACAAAGAATTCACCAAAGAAGATAAAAGATTTAATGATTGGTCGCTTTCTCTTTTTGGTGGTTTAAATGCCTTGCAAAATACCGATTTAGTTTCTTGGGGTCGAGATGAAGGAAAATCATGGTTTACGCCTGGATATGATTTTGCTTTTTCTGTCAATCGTCAGTTAACGCATGCTTTTGGAATTTCTTTACAGTATCAGATGGGTAAAACCCGTCAGCAAGCGTGGATTATGGATGACAATTCGAAAATTTCGGCCATTGCACATGGGAAAACATCTTATCAATCTATAACATTCTTAGGAGATGTTAACTTTAGCAACTTATTAAGAAGAGTAGAAAATCAATCAGAACTGAAATTAGCTTTTCACGGATATGCAGGAGTAGGAGTTTTAGGGTATAAAGCGAAACGTGACTATTATGGAAAAAACCGTCAAGAGATGGTTACCGTAAACCACATTAAAATGGGGGATAAGTCTATTTATGCACAAGTTGGTGCAGGTCTTCGATACAAGCTTAATGAAAATTTCGATACAGAACTTAGAGGGATGTATTTCTTGTCGGGTGATGAGCAGTTTGATGCCAGTGGAATGCCAAATCCACGTTTAGGGTATACACCTGCCGATATGAACCCTGGCCGAGAAGATAATATGATCCTCCTAACATTAGGACTACACTATAAAATAGGTAAACACAAAGAAGCCTTGCAATGGGCACCATATTCTATGCCAGTACCGGTGATGTCAGCAACAGAAACGCCATTTGAGTGTGTTGATGAAGATAACGATGGAGTATGTGATCAGTGGGATAGATGTCCAGGAACACCAGAAGGATATACAGTCGACGGTTCGGGTTGCCCGCTGGATACAGATGGCGATGGAGTAGTGGATACAATAGACGAATGTCCTACAATACCAGGTCCGCCAACAAATCTAGGTTGTCCAGAGGTTGAAACAGTAGTTTCTGCAGACCAAATAGCAGGTTTATTAACAGAAACAATTCAAGGGATAGAATTTGATTATGATTCGGATAAAATTAGACAGGTTTCTTATAGTAAATTAGACAATGCTGCTGAAGTTATCATGAAGCATCCGAATTATAATTTCTGGGTAGAAGGACATACAGATGCTGCAGGCCCTGATGCTTATAACCAAAACTTATCAGAAAGACGTGCTGCTTCGGTTGTCCGTTATTTGGTAAACAAAGGAGTAAATTCAGCTCAACTATTCCCAATCGGTAAAGGAGAATCAGAGTTAAAGCACCCTGAATGTAATCCTACAACAAATTGTCCTGCATGGAAAAACTTAGAAAATAGACGAGTAGTATTTAAAGAGAAAAAATAA
- a CDS encoding RNA methyltransferase → MRKLKLEELGRVSTEEYKNIEKIPVVVVLDNIRSMHNVGAVFRTADAFLIEKVYLCGITATPPHKEIHKTAIGATESVDWEYEENALNLIEKLRKDNYSIVCIEQVENSISFPEYEVDPSRKYAIVMGNEVDGVQQEIIDKTDVCLEIPQSGTKHSLNVSVCTGIVLWKWYEAFLQK, encoded by the coding sequence ATGAGAAAATTAAAATTAGAAGAATTGGGGCGTGTTTCGACAGAAGAATATAAAAATATCGAAAAAATTCCGGTTGTGGTTGTCCTCGATAATATCCGAAGTATGCACAATGTAGGGGCTGTTTTTCGTACAGCAGATGCTTTTTTGATTGAAAAAGTTTATTTGTGTGGAATAACTGCTACACCACCTCATAAAGAAATTCATAAAACGGCTATCGGTGCAACAGAAAGTGTTGATTGGGAATATGAAGAAAATGCCCTCAATTTAATTGAAAAATTACGCAAAGATAATTACTCTATTGTCTGTATAGAGCAAGTAGAAAACAGTATTTCTTTTCCGGAGTATGAGGTAGATCCTAGTAGGAAATACGCCATTGTAATGGGCAATGAAGTAGATGGCGTACAACAAGAAATTATCGATAAAACAGACGTTTGTTTAGAAATCCCACAATCTGGCACAAAACATTCGCTGAATGTTAGTGTATGTACAGGAATAGTTTTATGGAAATGGTACGAAGCTTTTCTACAAAAATAG